AGAGAACTTCTCCACCAATGCCACGGCGACGGGCATCCCGATCGGTCATGATGCCACTGGAGGTAGAAATGATGGCGATTCCAATGCCACCGAGTACCCGGGGCAACTCCTTACGGTTGGAATACACTCGCAGTCCTGGTTTACTTACTCGGGTTAGGTTCTTGATGATTGGATCACGATTTTTGCCCTTATATTTAAGAGCCAATATCAACTGCTGCTTAATACCATCACCAGCCTCGCTGATATCATCAATGAACCCCTCTTCCCTCAGAACGTGAGCGATGCTGCGGGTCATTTTAGTCGAGGGAATGTGGACTGTTCGATGACGTGCGAGATTGGCATTCCGAATGCGCGTCAGCATGTCCGCAATTGTGTCGTTAGCCGCCATAGTCTTCTCTTAAGTAAACCTGCCTCAATTCTCCCGGAATGGCATGCCCAGTTCCTTGAGCAGCGCCCGTCCCTCTTCGTCGGTATTGGCTGTGGTCACGATGGTGATGTCCATGCCACGAATCTGATCGATGCTGTCGTAGTTGATCTCAGGAAAGATGAGTTGCTCTCGCAATCCCAAGGTAAAGTTGCCACGCCCATCAAAACTCCTGGAAGTGATCCCTCGAAAATCCCGGATGCGCGGTAAAGCCAGATTGACTAAGCGATTCAAAAAGGCGTACATCCGATTGGAACGCAGGGTTACCATGACTCCCACTGGCATACCTTGGCGAATCTTGAAACCTGCGATCGCACGTTTAGCGCGAGTCACCACTGGCCGCTGTCCTGTAATCAAAGACAGTTCCTCAATCGAAGACTCTAAGGCCTTAGCATTTTGAGATGCTTCCCCTAGACCGCGATTGATAGTCACCTTTACTAGCTTAGGTACCTGATGGATGTTCCGATATTGGAACTGCTCCATCAAATTAGGCACTACTTTGTCGTAATAGAACGTTTTCAGTTGATCTGCCATGACACTTTCTTACCTTATCCCTGGGCTTGGTCAGGGAACTAATCGTGAATTGCAATTGGGGCTACCCCCTGATGACATCGACAACTGTACCAAGTCTAGTTGGAGACTATTGTTGCCTGCCGATGGCTCTTCAGGCCTAAACTTGGTCAAGATTTAATCAATCACCTCACCAGTTTTCTTCAACATTCGCACCTTACGCCCCTCATCGGTAAAGGTATGACAAATGCGGCTAGCGACCTTTTCCTTTTCGGAATAATGCATCACATTAGAGCT
This portion of the Halomicronema hongdechloris C2206 genome encodes:
- the rplE gene encoding 50S ribosomal protein L5, producing MADQLKTFYYDKVVPNLMEQFQYRNIHQVPKLVKVTINRGLGEASQNAKALESSIEELSLITGQRPVVTRAKRAIAGFKIRQGMPVGVMVTLRSNRMYAFLNRLVNLALPRIRDFRGITSRSFDGRGNFTLGLREQLIFPEINYDSIDQIRGMDITIVTTANTDEEGRALLKELGMPFREN
- the rpsH gene encoding 30S ribosomal protein S8 yields the protein MAANDTIADMLTRIRNANLARHRTVHIPSTKMTRSIAHVLREEGFIDDISEAGDGIKQQLILALKYKGKNRDPIIKNLTRVSKPGLRVYSNRKELPRVLGGIGIAIISTSSGIMTDRDARRRGIGGEVLCYIW